TTATCCTCAAACATCTTCTGAGACTCCACAATCTCACCGCGTATACTGGACATCTCTTGATCTAATAGATAAGCTGCTTCAGCCGCTTTGCTAAGGCGGGATCTAACATCCGCTGGCAATTGCTCTTTATATTTATAATTTAAAGAATGCTCGATCGTTGCCCAGAAATTCATAGCTAGCGTCCGAATTTGCACTTCTGCTAATATCCGTTTCATGCCTAATGCCGTTTGTACGGGGTATTCAATAATGATATGAAAGCTGCGGTAGCCGCTTGGTTTCTTATTCGTCACATAATCTTTTTCATAGACTACGTTCATGTCTTGTCGACTTCGGATCAGAACTGCCAGACGTTCGATGTCTTCTACAAACTGGCACATAATTCGAATGCCGGCAATATCTTCGATGCCTGATTCCAATTGATCCATTGGCACACTTAACCGTTTGGCTTTTTCCAGTACACTCGATATTTTTTTGACACGTCCTGTAACGAATTCAATAGGAGCATACTCTTCTCTGCTTTTCAGTTCGCCACGCAACGTTTTAAATTTTACTTTCAACTCTTCTACCGCTTGTTCGTAAGGCAGGAGAAATTTCTTCCAGTCTCGTCCATCCATCCTTTTATCCTCCGTTTCGAAAGAAGTCAGTTCTGATCAGCACCGATTGCCTGGGAAATATGAGTAAAACCATCTCTCTTTAATAACTCTGCCAACCCTAGATTTATCCTCGACAATAGGCCTGGACCTTCGTAGATTAAGCCGGTATATACCTCAACTAAACTCGCGCCAGCACGTATTTTGTCATAGGCATCCTGAGCCGTGAAAATCCCGCCCGCCCCAATGATCGGAAGCTTGCCTTCCGTTAATTGATAGACGCGTCTGATAATTTCCGTGGAACGATTCGTAAGAGGGCTTCCGCTAAGCCCGCCTGCTTGTTCACGATTCTGATGCACAAGCCCTTCTCTACTAAGCGTTGTGTTGGTTGCGATGATGCCGGAGACGCCGCTTTCCTTAATGGATTGCACCGTTAATTCCAACTCATCGTCCGTGAGATCAGGCGCGATTTTAACCAACACCGGTTTGCTTGCGTGACCACTCTTTTGCTGTTGAAGCTGCATTTCGGCAGTGACGGCATCGAGCAATCGCTTCAAATCATTCCCATGCTGTAAATTACGCAAATCAGGTGTATTTGGTGAGCTAATATTCACTACAAAGAAGTCACCATATGTATATAACTCGCGAATACAAGCCCGATAATCC
Above is a genomic segment from Paenibacillus sp. HWE-109 containing:
- a CDS encoding quinone-dependent dihydroorotate dehydrogenase — encoded protein: MLYKNVGKPILFRMDPEKAHHLTIDGLSAVSKFPGGKQLLKAMYGVAPSQAMAQQLWGLHFANPVGLAAGLDKNAKAVKGFSQLGFGFMEVGTITPKPQPGNELPRLFRLPEDKALINRMGFNNVGTDEMARNLQKTGKREIPVAINIGKNKTTPNEQAEEDYRACIRELYTYGDFFVVNISSPNTPDLRNLQHGNDLKRLLDAVTAEMQLQQQKSGHASKPVLVKIAPDLTDDELELTVQSIKESGVSGIIATNTTLSREGLVHQNREQAGGLSGSPLTNRSTEIIRRVYQLTEGKLPIIGAGGIFTAQDAYDKIRAGASLVEVYTGLIYEGPGLLSRINLGLAELLKRDGFTHISQAIGADQN
- a CDS encoding GTP pyrophosphokinase, with the translated sequence MDGRDWKKFLLPYEQAVEELKVKFKTLRGELKSREEYAPIEFVTGRVKKISSVLEKAKRLSVPMDQLESGIEDIAGIRIMCQFVEDIERLAVLIRSRQDMNVVYEKDYVTNKKPSGYRSFHIIIEYPVQTALGMKRILAEVQIRTLAMNFWATIEHSLNYKYKEQLPADVRSRLSKAAEAAYLLDQEMSSIRGEIVESQKMFEDNSNLINKVLNNIQELYFYHRVREAAQFQLRFNEIWETEDGLSDLSADIEAAIFRAKKGEHN